The following nucleotide sequence is from Methanofollis fontis.
ATCCCCTCCTTCACGTCCTGCCTGATGTCGATGACATTGCGGAAAAAACCCGGGGAATAGGGCTTCATCCCCCAGATCACCGCATAGAAGAGGATGATTGCGATCGACTGCACCGCAATGATCAGGGTGATCATCAGGTCGAATTTGCCGGTGATGGCGCGGAAGAGGGCGAAGAGGATATCGATGGAGTATATCAGCCAGAACCCGGGTGCGAGGGGCTGACTGTTGATGAAGAAGAGGTTCCAGACGATCTCGATAATTCCGCTTGTGTTTGAGGTGACCGCACCCTTGATCGCTCCGATCTCCTTGAGTTTCCCGATATACTCAGTAATCTCCGATCGTTGCGGGAGCGCCGGACCCGCCCCGCCAGAGGGGATGAACATCATAAAGGGGTTGACCATATACAGCAGAAAACTCGCCACAATCCAGAACATGAAAAAGTCCGGAAGGGCAAACAGGAGAACCAGGATCACGCCGACCGAGACGGTGATCACCGCCCGTTCGCCAACACCCGCTCTCCTGTCCTCTCTGAGGGCAGACCCATACTCTTCGGCATCTTTCAGCGCCTCCCTGACTCCGGCGCAGAACTTCTCCGCTGCTCCGGCACAGCCCTCATTCATACACAAAATGAAGCCTGATGCCGATTAATTCTTTCCATTTATCCCTCTCTGCCGCGCCCTCCGTGAACGAATCTCAGTGATGCCGAGTTTATGCAGAAACGCCTGGAGGTCGGTGGTGGACCGTCGTCGAAGACATGACCGAGGTGGGCATCGCAGCGGGCGCAGAGTACCTCGGTTCTGATCATGCCGAATGTGCGATCGATACGCATCTTGAGGTTGAGTGCGGAGACCGGGGCGGTAAAACTCGGCCATCCGGTGCCTGAGTCAAACTTTGCATCTGAACTGAAGAGATCGGTGCCGCAACAGATGCACCGGTAGATCCCGTTCTCGTGGCAGTCATGGTAACGCCCGGTAAATGGCGCCTCGGTGCCCCCCTGCCGCGCAATCCTGAATGCCTCCGGGCTGAGGCGCTCCCTCCATTCGTCCTCGCTCAGGCGGCAGCGTTCCACCTCGAGGGTCTCGCCGGTCACCGCCCGGTAGATGGGTATCCGCTCCTTCTCCTCCTCCATGCTCCGGGGTGGTGCCGGCAGATAATAAAGAGGGGGGTCGTGCTCCTATTCTCCGATGATTGCGGTGAGGGTGATGGTGAAGGTGAGATCCTTTCCGGCCAGGGGGTGGTTGGCGTCCACGACTACGTGCCGCCGGTCGACCTTCC
It contains:
- the msrB gene encoding peptide-methionine (R)-S-oxide reductase MsrB; translated protein: MEEEKERIPIYRAVTGETLEVERCRLSEDEWRERLSPEAFRIARQGGTEAPFTGRYHDCHENGIYRCICCGTDLFSSDAKFDSGTGWPSFTAPVSALNLKMRIDRTFGMIRTEVLCARCDAHLGHVFDDGPPPTSRRFCINSASLRFVHGGRGREG